TCCCGCTCTGGATGAATAAACatgggtttttttattttgtgcgCTATGCGCTTTTGTGCTATTGCTAATCTTTCTCGAGCATTTGCTCAAGGAGTCGTAGCTCAGGAACGAGCATTTTGATTTTACATGCATTGAATCTTTAAGTAGGAAAAGTGAGTAGCAATTAGCATGGCAATGGTTCGAGCTCCGTATGGAACTTGCTGCTGTTTGTGGTGGAACCTTCCTGTGTCATTCGAACTTTTCTGATCCAAATAACTGGAATCTTGTTTAACTGTTTGGTCGAAGATTGGGAAAGATTCAAAGCATTTCCTGATCATGGAAGAGCTCCCTGAGACTTATAAAGTCAGATACAAGTCTCTTCATCTATCTTACCCCAAAAAGAAAGCTGCCATAAAAATCCATTTCCGAATTTTACATTTCAGTTACAAAGATAAGAGCAAGAGACATAATAATTCTCAGGGGCGAAGCAAATGTCAATGTTTATTTCAATGCACAGCATCTTCCACAAGGTTACACGTTATATGGTTAATTTGCCGTTCTGCTAAAGATGACCCTCCAATATAATGCTCCTATCAAAGATCTTGGGTTGCAAGTTCTTCATTTTGCGTACTTCGGCCACATTCAATGGAAAACTTGCATTTCTATCATTTCTTTCACACCATAGAGGCAATATTTCGACCAAAACCTTCTGCAGCATATTCTGCTCAACACTCTCCTTGACAAGCTCTTCGAAGTCATATGCATTCCCTGTGAAGTCTAACAAGACACTGCATAGACCTTGACGTTTACAATAGTCCAAGATGGCGTTCATATTTATCTGATCTAAAATAACTGTCTCGACTCCTTGGAGTGACGCTTTTGATTCCACACCACTCTCTTTGTCTGTGAAGATTATAAGCTTGGAATTAACTCCTGCAGTGAGACCTGGGACTTCAAGCTTGGCATTGGAACCTCTTGCTATTACTATCTGAAGAGGTTGATTAGCACCAGGTTCTCGGGAAGTGGGAAGTGACAATTTATCAGATAATGAGGTTGAAGAGAGTATGACTGCATCATATTCCTGCAGTAACTTGGAGTAGTATCCACCAGAGTCAGTGGCTCCTTCACCAAGATGATCTGAGATTTGACCGTTAAGGGAGATGGAGTACCTAATGTTATACAAAGGGTATTTAGTCAAATCAACTTGTGCAGTCGAAACTATTGCTTGATTCAAACAGTCAATTACAATACAGATTCTCCCCTGTGCATGTCAATTGGTGCATCTTCAATTCTGATGACATACATGAACAAAAATTTGTGTTTACCGATGCAACCACCTGAGAGAAAGAAGAGGCTTCCCAGTGAGCATCAGATGTATAAAGGCCTCATTGAGATTCTTGCATAGTGCTTCCTCCACACGAACAGTCACCTCAATCCCCGCAGCTCTTAATCTATCAATACCTTTCGAAGCCACAAGTGGATTAGGATCTACCATCCCAACTACCACCTTTCTCACTTTGGCTTTGATCAGTGCTTCTGTACACGGTGGAGTCCTTCCAAAATGGTTACATGGTTCCAAGCTCACGTAAGCAGTTGCATTCTCCGCCAAATTTCCAGCATCTCTCAAAGCAAACACCTGCACATGGGTATTGTGATCCAACTAGTTTATAAGACAAGAAGATAAGACTTTGAAATTTCAGAACCTAAATCATGGATTCACAATTTTCGTTATTCCATAGAATACTAAGGAAAGatacaaaaatacttagaataTTCTGCAGGAACTTATTTAAGTTTCTTCTCAGTACTAGCAGGCAAACTGGAACCCTGTCACTGTTCAAGTTTAGAACAGCAACAGAGAATTGTCATCATCAATTACAATGTGAACAAGCAGCGTCACTATCTCTAGTTCCTCAGTGTGACCTAGGTGAAGTCACGGGAGAGCTAACTGCGGCCCGAGGGGAACTTCCCTATGTTACCATCATCTACTTGGAAGGTAGGGGGTTGAAGCTCCAAGCCTAGTGGTCACATTAGCACTGCCCCCACACTATCTTCTCTAGCCAGCGGAAGAAACCAACCAAAACACAATGCAATGTCCTCCAGAAGGAGGATAAGTGAAGGTTTATTCCACCTAGTTATTTAGCAACTAAAGATAAGAGGTGAAACCTTAACATGAGCTAATGTAACTGACCTCAGCATGAGGCTGACCAGCTTTAGGATGGAATCCTTCACCGACAATCTTCCCATCCTTGACAATCACACATCCCACCAAAGGATTGGGACTTGTACGGCCAATTGCTGTCCTTGCAAGCTCCACACACCTCCTCATGTAAAAACTGTCATCATGGTCTGCCATTCCACAATGAACTCTAACCGAATGGGTGCTTTTTCCCAAACTAATGAGTGGCCGAGAGAAATTTCCAAATGATGTGTACAATCTAGGAACCGAACCTGAGTTGTATCCAAGTTTGATGGGTTGATGCCACGGTAAAATACAAGTTGAGAAATGAGCAGAAGGTCGCGAATTGGATGGAGTGAgaggattaggaaaagaaagtTCTAAGAAgtgcattttatttttcttcctctgaATATGCCAAAGATGAGAAAGGCAAACTTTAGAGCCAGTCTAGGGGAATAAAGTTAACATAGCATCACAAATTAGTGTCTTCTTTGTTGGACTTTTCTAAAGAAGCTGTATGCAAATATAGAAGCTTTGATCAGAAGCAGATACAGCCCGGTAAATTAGGCTTGGATATGGACCAACTCAGATAAACCACCACCCATGATTTAAGCCCAACCAAACCTGTATAAGATAGCATGACACTGCTGTAAGTGCTAGATTATGTTGTCATGATAATAGTGCAGGATTAAGGAGACTCACCGATCCAAACagttgaaagagtatttggtaACATGCTGTTTTCAAAATTTCgacgataataaaaaaaaatagaactgaaAGAGCTAATCCAGGAGGATGCTGTTAGATGTGGGAATATTAAGAAAGCAAAACATTTTGCTAGCTTTCACTAAGCAAATTTTCCTATATGAACCAAGAAAAACTATGCAAGAATGCAAGTAAAAGCTATACATTGTAACGTGCAATAACTAAGTTTCTCTTTTCACTTTTCCAACCTGTATGATAGGCAAATATGAAAATGTGTGCATGTACCTGACCCATATACCCGAACACATTAATTACTAGAAAAACCGATACCAACCCATTTAACAGTTCTTCACCGGTATATACAACTtggataaaaacttcacatcagattaaaaaagtaaactaaacaataaaaaactagcaaataaaataaagaacatATAAATTAAAATACTCATAAAGAACTCATGAGAAGAGAGTCTGATTAGCTAACCATTGACATGAAAATAACATTTGCTTATAAAAACTCTTCTAACATGCACCAAGCTAAGCTCATTGTCCACGAAACGAAATCAAGCAACTCTACGTCTCTCGGATTGTTTTGCAGTTGAatattcttcttcatcatgagaAAAAGTGAATTAGAGCAAGTGGTAAATACTGAGAGAAAAGATAACATGTAATACTTCTACCGAACATTAAATCAAACACTTGCCAAAACTCGGTGGGACTTTGTCCAGTGCATCATACAAAACGTCAATTTTCACACCCACATCCGCAGTCTCACCAAACCTCTCAGAAGAGTTCTTGAGCTCTTCCTCGGTCAAGCTAGTTGAATATCTTTCTACTCCTAAGCTAAGTAATTTTCTAGCCGAATCATTTAAAGCAATAAAAGGTAATGCATGCGGATACAGTACTTAGCAACTTGGTGCGAAACAACGTATTCTAGACTGTCATTCGACTTGAATTCAatcacaagaagagaaaaagaacactGCGACATTTTCACTTCTCAGCGATTACCTGGCGCCCTTATCTCACACTAAAACCTCAATCATCTCCAGACATTTTACAACATGCAAAACGCAGACCTCTCAAATCAACGAAAGCAAGTTCAAAGAAGACAAAGCTATCTATAGCCTTTCTCCAATGTCCTGCAAATTACAAGCACGTCGAATAAACTCCAAGAAGATTCACGACCctaaaaggaggaaaaagagaggagggaggagggaaCCTGAGAAGATAAACTGAAACCATTATCAGACACAGAACTCCGAACCCATCATCATTACCCTCAAATCCCAAATCTTGCCTCGTTCGAAAACAAATTCTAGGGACAATCGTCAACACACCGGGCAATCCCccctcgattaaaaaaaaaaaggaagaagagagagggggagagaagCAACTACCGAATGGAAGAGGAAGGTCGCGAGAGTACCTGGAGGAGCAAGCGAAAGTGGAGCGGAAGAAAGCGAAGCagacgaagaagaggaagagggaagTTCAAGCCAGAAGAGCTCCGTCGCGGTAGCCACGACGGCGGCGCTGGAACTTACCGATTTTTCGTCCCTCTTATCTCAAAGCTCACTGTCATggtgagagagttttttttttttttaataattatttaatttgatCACTTGACAATATATATCAAGTTTCCTTATTTACTATATCAaagaatttatctttttttccttaataaaTTAGTGAGTTATTTTTATACAGGGCATGAAAAACGTTAGAGGAAAATGTAGGAATACACTTTAAAGTATTACGCTCAATAAAGTATTtagatattttttcataaatagtTTATAGATTATCTCAATTTTCGTGAATCCAAAGTAACGATATTTCGCTGGAACTTTGGGCGAACAAATTCTTACTTTGTACAGCTTAGCCGTTTATTCATAAATTCAATGaacaatgaagaaaagaattagatttcttgaaaaacaaaACGAATTCTTATGAAAGTAATATCgcacattaataaaaaaaagcagcgactttgataaaaataaactaaaattacaataaa
The sequence above is drawn from the Rhodamnia argentea isolate NSW1041297 chromosome 9, ASM2092103v1, whole genome shotgun sequence genome and encodes:
- the LOC115748627 gene encoding riboflavin biosynthesis protein PYRD, chloroplastic isoform X1, encoding MHFLELSFPNPLTPSNSRPSAHFSTCILPWHQPIKLGYNSGSVPRLYTSFGNFSRPLISLGKSTHSVRVHCGMADHDDSFYMRRCVELARTAIGRTSPNPLVGCVIVKDGKIVGEGFHPKAGQPHAEVFALRDAGNLAENATAYVSLEPCNHFGRTPPCTEALIKAKVRKVVVGMVDPNPLVASKGIDRLRAAGIEVTVRVEEALCKNLNEAFIHLMLTGKPLLSLRWLHRYSISLNGQISDHLGEGATDSGGYYSKLLQEYDAVILSSTSLSDKLSLPTSREPGANQPLQIVIARGSNAKLEVPGLTAGVNSKLIIFTDKESGVESKASLQGVETVILDQINMNAILDYCKRQGLCSVLLDFTGNAYDFEELVKESVEQNMLQKVLVEILPLWCERNDRNASFPLNVAEVRKMKNLQPKIFDRSIILEGHL
- the LOC115748627 gene encoding riboflavin biosynthesis protein PYRD, chloroplastic isoform X2 → MHFLELSFPNPLTPSNSRPSAHFSTCILPWHQPIKLGYNSGSVPRLYTSFGNFSRPLISLGKSTHSVRVHCGMADHDDSFYMRRCVELARTAIGRTSPNPLVGCVIVKDGKIVGEGFHPKAGQPHAEVFALRDAGNLAENATAYVSLEPCNHFGRTPPCTEALIKAKVRKVVVGMVDPNPLVASKGIDRLRAAGIEVTVRVEEALCKNLNEAFIHLMLTGKPLLSLRYSISLNGQISDHLGEGATDSGGYYSKLLQEYDAVILSSTSLSDKLSLPTSREPGANQPLQIVIARGSNAKLEVPGLTAGVNSKLIIFTDKESGVESKASLQGVETVILDQINMNAILDYCKRQGLCSVLLDFTGNAYDFEELVKESVEQNMLQKVLVEILPLWCERNDRNASFPLNVAEVRKMKNLQPKIFDRSIILEGHL